The following coding sequences are from one Campylobacter sp. RM16187 window:
- a CDS encoding sulfite exporter TauE/SafE family protein, whose translation MDNATIISIVSVAFFSSIGHCIGMCGGFMVALSTLVNRENKIKNIFAIVGYNAARVSAYILLGALFGAFGSLFALSLKARGYFLFIIGVFLVILGIALIKRGKILNFLEGNSAIYKFINLKIKMIISKDMKFGFLVLGFLNGLIPCGVVYYFLAIAISTASAINGALVMAIFGMVSLVMMSSYTLILKFLNDKFRSFMLYLSGLVVIIYGIYISFIGFMATNG comes from the coding sequence ATGGATAATGCCACAATAATATCTATTGTAAGCGTTGCCTTTTTTAGCTCCATAGGACACTGTATAGGTATGTGCGGGGGCTTTATGGTGGCTCTTTCGACTCTTGTAAACCGAGAAAATAAAATAAAAAATATATTTGCGATAGTCGGGTATAATGCGGCTAGAGTTAGCGCATATATCTTGCTTGGAGCGCTTTTTGGCGCATTTGGTAGCCTTTTTGCGCTATCTCTTAAGGCAAGGGGTTATTTTCTCTTTATAATTGGTGTTTTTTTAGTTATTTTGGGTATTGCTCTTATAAAACGCGGCAAAATTTTAAATTTTTTAGAGGGAAATTCCGCTATTTATAAATTTATAAATTTAAAAATCAAAATGATAATCTCAAAAGATATGAAATTTGGTTTTTTAGTGCTTGGGTTTTTAAACGGACTTATACCTTGTGGGGTAGTGTATTATTTTTTAGCTATTGCTATCTCGACAGCAAGCGCAATAAATGGTGCTTTGGTAATGGCCATTTTTGGTATGGTTAGTTTGGTTATGATGAGCTCTTACACTTTGATTTTAAAATTTTTAAACGATAAATTTAGAAGTTTTATGCTCTATCTATCCGGATTAGTAGTGATTATTTACGGTATTTATATATCTTTTATAGGATTTATGGCGACAAATGGATGA
- a CDS encoding carbamoyl-phosphate synthase domain-containing protein, with translation MKAYIYLENGVFLKAKAFGKGGSAVANMVFNTSFTAYQEIITDPSYDGKFIVFTSPEIGIVGTNNEDSNSDKIHVSSILIRSFNKRPSNFRATKDLDEFFKENGKFGVYDIDTRFLTMLIREKGELRAAISTEISNPNDLKQMLDNRS, from the coding sequence ATGAAAGCTTATATATATCTTGAAAACGGCGTATTTTTAAAGGCTAAAGCTTTCGGAAAAGGTGGAAGCGCGGTTGCTAATATGGTTTTTAATACAAGCTTTACAGCATATCAAGAAATTATAACAGATCCTAGTTATGATGGGAAATTCATAGTTTTTACATCTCCTGAGATCGGCATAGTCGGCACAAACAATGAAGATTCTAACAGTGATAAAATTCACGTTAGCTCTATTTTGATACGATCTTTTAATAAGAGGCCTTCAAATTTTAGAGCTACAAAAGATTTGGATGAGTTTTTCAAAGAGAATGGAAAATTCGGTGTTTATGATATAGATACTAGATTTTTAACTATGCTTATTCGTGAAAAAGGCGAGCTAAGAGCCGCTATATCGACAGAAATTTCAAATCCTAATGATTTAAAACAGATGCTAGATAATAGATCCTAA
- the ccoN gene encoding cytochrome-c oxidase, cbb3-type subunit I: protein MRPSNALNYDYTVAKYFMFATILFGIIGMAIGVIIAFQMAYPDLNYLAGEYGTFGRLRPLHTSGVIFGFMLSGIFATWYYIGQRVLKVSMNESPFLMFIGKFHFYLYMVVMVLAVISLFAGVSTSKEYAELEWPLDIGVVLVWVLWGVSIFGLIGIRREKTLYISLWYYIATFLGVAMLYLFNNMSVPTKLISGYGDWWHSVSMYAGTNDALVQWWYGHNAVAFVFTVAIIAQIYYFLPKESGQPVFSYKLSLFAFWGLMFVYLWAGGHHLIYSTVPDWMQTMGSVFSIVLILPSWGSAINMLLTMKGEWVQIRENPLIKFMILASTFYMFSTLEGPILSIKSVNALAHFTDWIPGHVHDGTLGWVGFMTMAALYHMTPRVMKREIYSKSLMEVQFWIQTTGIVLYFASMWIAGITQGMMWRATDQFGNLAYSFIDTVTVLIPYYWIRAIGGLLYLVGFFIFTYNIYKSMSAKELTKEPFSASPAGVRG from the coding sequence ATGCGACCATCAAATGCATTAAACTACGATTATACCGTAGCTAAGTACTTTATGTTTGCTACAATACTATTTGGCATCATCGGTATGGCTATCGGCGTAATAATAGCATTTCAGATGGCATATCCCGATCTAAATTATCTTGCCGGAGAGTATGGGACATTCGGTCGTCTTAGACCGCTTCATACATCAGGAGTTATATTTGGATTTATGCTTTCTGGTATATTTGCGACCTGGTATTATATAGGACAAAGGGTGCTAAAGGTCTCTATGAACGAATCGCCGTTTTTAATGTTTATCGGCAAATTTCACTTCTATTTATATATGGTTGTGATGGTTCTTGCGGTGATAAGTTTATTTGCCGGAGTTAGTACTTCAAAGGAGTATGCGGAGCTTGAATGGCCTCTTGATATAGGAGTTGTTCTTGTTTGGGTTCTTTGGGGTGTTAGTATATTCGGACTTATCGGAATTCGCCGCGAAAAGACGCTTTATATCTCGCTTTGGTATTATATAGCGACTTTCCTTGGCGTTGCCATGCTGTATCTATTTAATAATATGTCTGTACCTACAAAGCTTATTTCAGGATACGGCGACTGGTGGCATTCTGTCTCTATGTATGCAGGAACCAATGATGCCTTAGTTCAGTGGTGGTACGGACACAACGCGGTTGCTTTCGTATTTACAGTCGCGATAATCGCTCAAATTTACTACTTTCTTCCAAAAGAGAGCGGACAGCCGGTATTCTCATATAAGTTATCGCTTTTTGCATTTTGGGGACTTATGTTTGTCTATCTTTGGGCTGGCGGACACCACCTGATATACTCTACGGTGCCTGATTGGATGCAGACTATGGGATCGGTATTTTCGATAGTTCTCATACTGCCATCTTGGGGCTCTGCTATAAACATGCTTTTAACGATGAAGGGCGAATGGGTTCAGATACGTGAAAATCCGTTAATTAAATTTATGATTTTAGCTTCTACGTTTTATATGTTCTCAACTCTTGAGGGACCAATTTTATCTATTAAGTCGGTAAATGCTCTTGCACACTTTACAGATTGGATTCCTGGACACGTTCATGATGGCACCCTTGGTTGGGTTGGATTTATGACTATGGCGGCACTTTACCATATGACTCCTCGCGTAATGAAGCGTGAAATTTACTCAAAATCATTGATGGAAGTTCAATTTTGGATCCAAACAACAGGTATAGTTTTATACTTTGCATCAATGTGGATAGCCGGAATTACTCAGGGTATGATGTGGAGAGCTACAGATCAGTTTGGTAATCTTGCATATTCATTTATAGATACTGTTACGGTACTTATTCCATATTACTGGATCAGGGCTATAGGCGGTCTTTTATATCTAGTAGGATTTTTTATATTTACTTACAATATATATAAGTCAATGTCGGCTAAAGAACTTACTAAAGAGCCATTTAGCGCAAGTCCTGCAGGCGTAAGGGGGTAG
- a CDS encoding adenylosuccinate synthase yields the protein MNRADLIVGVQWGDEGKGKIVDMLSANYDMVCRCQGGHNAGHTIWTNGVKYALHLVPSGVLHKNIINIIGNGVVVCPEFLVKEIKQFEALEGRFFISDKAHLNLRHHALIDQAKERLKGKNAIGTTGKGIGPAYADKISRNGHRMGELLDPEKLCDDLMNDFSENKSFLDTLGVVIPSKNELLDELKLYKKELGKFIANTTQMVWKALDSNKKIMLEGAQGTLLDIDHGTYPYVTSSNTISAGSCSGIGISPKEVGEVIGIIKAYTTRVGNGAFPTEDFGTDGDIMCETGKEFGTTTGRRRRCGWFDAVAVKYAARLDGVDKFALMKLDVLDGFDKVKICKAYEYKGEIIDYFPTDLENVKPIYEELEGWDKVEGIRKFDDLPQNAKAYIERIEELTGTKVGIISTSPEREDTIVR from the coding sequence ATGAATAGAGCTGATCTGATAGTAGGCGTGCAGTGGGGAGATGAGGGTAAGGGTAAGATAGTAGATATGCTAAGTGCCAACTACGATATGGTTTGCAGATGCCAAGGCGGACATAATGCCGGTCACACAATATGGACCAATGGCGTTAAATATGCTCTTCATTTGGTTCCTTCCGGGGTTTTGCATAAAAATATAATCAATATAATAGGCAACGGAGTTGTCGTATGCCCTGAATTTTTAGTTAAAGAAATTAAGCAGTTTGAAGCTCTTGAAGGAAGATTTTTTATAAGCGATAAGGCGCATCTAAATTTGCGCCATCACGCTTTAATCGATCAGGCAAAAGAGCGTCTTAAAGGTAAAAACGCTATAGGAACGACAGGTAAAGGAATAGGTCCCGCATATGCAGATAAAATAAGCAGAAACGGTCATAGAATGGGAGAGCTTTTGGATCCTGAAAAACTATGCGATGATCTAATGAATGATTTTAGTGAGAACAAGAGCTTTCTTGATACTTTAGGTGTTGTTATTCCTAGTAAAAATGAACTTTTGGACGAGCTAAAACTATATAAAAAAGAGCTTGGAAAATTTATTGCAAACACTACTCAGATGGTTTGGAAAGCGCTTGATAGTAATAAAAAAATAATGCTTGAGGGTGCGCAAGGAACTCTACTTGATATAGATCACGGCACATATCCTTATGTAACTAGCTCAAATACTATAAGCGCAGGAAGCTGTAGCGGAATAGGCATTAGCCCAAAAGAGGTAGGTGAAGTAATAGGCATAATCAAAGCCTATACTACTCGTGTTGGAAACGGGGCTTTCCCTACCGAGGATTTTGGTACAGATGGCGATATAATGTGCGAAACAGGCAAAGAGTTTGGCACTACTACAGGCAGAAGAAGACGTTGCGGATGGTTTGATGCAGTAGCTGTAAAATATGCAGCAAGACTTGATGGAGTGGATAAATTTGCTCTTATGAAGCTTGATGTTTTAGATGGCTTTGATAAGGTGAAAATTTGTAAGGCTTATGAGTATAAGGGTGAGATTATCGATTATTTTCCTACAGATCTTGAAAATGTTAAGCCTATATACGAAGAGCTTGAAGGCTGGGATAAGGTTGAGGGAATTCGTAAATTTGACGACTTGCCGCAAAATGCAAAGGCCTATATTGAGCGTATAGAGGAGCTAACCGGCACAAAGGTTGGCATAATATCAACCAGCCCAGAAAGAGAAGATACTATTGTTAGATGA
- a CDS encoding PAS domain-containing sensor histidine kinase: protein MDDIKTRFRQYQDAIEASNIVSKTDINGIITFVNDEFCKISGFSREELIGANHNIVRHPDVPKKTFKILWDTILAKKVHKSIVRNLTKDGKDIYLNTTIIPILDPNGDIEEFVAIRHNVTDVINLNNELLKTKRELEDLNQNLENRVKEQTAELLNLNQNLKCLVEAEIKKNEEKTQMLFFQSRLASMGEMIANIAHQWRQPLNELSIMLFRFKEAFLAQDSSRFQTDYDDSKRIIKNMSQTIEDFRNFFAINREKELFLPSIAVKNAMKMVQGTYEKDNIKIDFSIKDESEVLGFNSQLSQALIILLSNAKDAMKDVNNEKAVTISIYKQNKFVVIAVGDNGGGIKDEIMDRIFEPYFTTKHPSSGTGIGLYMLKMIIENMNGKVSVKNDRFGACFTIKIPYMDKG, encoded by the coding sequence ATGGATGATATAAAGACTAGATTTAGACAGTATCAAGATGCTATTGAGGCCAGTAATATTGTTTCAAAAACCGATATAAACGGTATTATAACCTTTGTAAATGATGAATTTTGCAAAATTTCAGGATTTAGCAGAGAGGAGCTCATAGGAGCAAATCACAATATAGTTCGTCATCCTGATGTGCCTAAAAAGACTTTTAAAATTTTGTGGGATACGATTTTAGCCAAGAAAGTTCATAAAAGTATAGTTAGAAATCTTACTAAAGATGGCAAAGATATATATCTGAATACTACGATTATTCCTATTTTGGATCCAAATGGAGATATTGAGGAATTTGTAGCTATTAGGCATAATGTAACTGATGTTATAAATTTAAATAATGAACTTTTAAAGACAAAAAGAGAGCTTGAGGATTTAAATCAAAACCTTGAAAATAGAGTTAAAGAACAGACTGCCGAGCTATTAAATTTAAATCAAAATTTAAAATGTCTGGTTGAGGCCGAGATAAAAAAGAATGAGGAAAAGACCCAGATGCTGTTTTTTCAATCAAGACTAGCATCAATGGGTGAGATGATAGCTAACATAGCTCATCAATGGAGACAGCCTCTAAACGAGCTTAGTATAATGCTTTTTAGGTTTAAAGAGGCGTTTTTAGCTCAAGACAGTTCAAGATTTCAGACAGATTATGATGATTCAAAGCGAATTATTAAAAATATGTCTCAAACCATAGAGGATTTTAGAAATTTTTTTGCGATAAATAGAGAAAAAGAGCTCTTTTTACCCTCTATTGCCGTAAAAAATGCAATGAAAATGGTTCAAGGCACATATGAAAAAGATAATATTAAGATAGACTTTTCTATAAAAGATGAGAGCGAAGTATTGGGTTTTAATTCTCAACTCTCTCAAGCGCTAATAATCCTTCTTTCTAATGCAAAAGATGCAATGAAAGATGTAAATAATGAAAAAGCTGTTACAATATCTATATATAAACAAAATAAATTTGTAGTTATTGCGGTCGGTGATAATGGCGGCGGTATAAAAGATGAGATAATGGATAGGATTTTTGAGCCATATTTCACGACCAAGCATCCAAGTTCCGGTACCGGAATAGGACTTTATATGCTTAAGATGATAATTGAGAATATGAATGGAAAAGTTAGTGTAAAAAATGATAGATTTGGAGCTTGTTTTACAATAAAGATTCCATATATGGATAAAGGATAG
- a CDS encoding DUF507 family protein, with protein MRIKLPHTPYISQKIAIDLLNSGFVTLSKGIEPLCALAKEILDSDLQRERALEERVNQVLEENENEMEFMQVDRKNMFWLVKKKLAKDYDVILSYEDRFNNIAHLILEAAWKKGLMDYSVSENRVKNVIYGSIEDYIKIYEKLEDVVISKIDSYKRKLIPGTEEYDIVFERLYEEELRKKGMLQ; from the coding sequence ATGCGTATTAAACTGCCACACACTCCATATATATCGCAAAAGATTGCAATTGATCTATTAAATTCAGGATTTGTTACTTTAAGTAAAGGCATTGAACCGCTCTGTGCACTTGCAAAAGAGATATTAGATAGTGATTTGCAGCGTGAAAGGGCTCTTGAAGAGCGAGTAAATCAGGTTTTAGAAGAGAATGAAAACGAGATGGAATTTATGCAAGTGGATAGAAAAAATATGTTTTGGCTTGTCAAGAAAAAGCTTGCGAAAGACTATGATGTAATATTGTCTTACGAAGATAGATTCAATAATATCGCTCACTTGATTCTTGAAGCCGCTTGGAAAAAAGGGCTAATGGACTATAGCGTATCTGAAAATAGAGTAAAAAATGTGATTTATGGCTCCATTGAAGACTATATAAAAATCTATGAAAAGCTTGAAGATGTTGTAATCTCTAAAATCGATAGCTACAAAAGAAAGCTTATACCAGGAACCGAAGAATACGATATAGTATTTGAAAGACTTTATGAAGAAGAGTTAAGAAAAAAGGGAATGCTGCAATGA
- a CDS encoding flagellar export protein FliJ, which translates to MKSKFTQIVKVKKQKLDKIGLRLAKSRVEADMIENFINDTNLKIASFKLPSNGEFTELKGSLEFLNLIRKEKDILSQRLELVKKSIMHFEHQYKNASLEYEKMKYLESEEFKAELARVKKLEQNSIDEFATMRYTYLKESEI; encoded by the coding sequence ATGAAGAGTAAATTTACTCAGATTGTAAAAGTAAAAAAACAAAAATTAGATAAAATCGGTCTCAGGCTTGCTAAAAGCAGGGTTGAAGCCGATATGATAGAAAATTTTATTAATGATACAAATTTGAAAATAGCCTCTTTTAAGCTACCTTCAAATGGTGAATTTACCGAGCTTAAAGGCTCTTTAGAGTTTTTAAATTTGATCAGAAAAGAGAAAGATATACTTTCTCAAAGGCTTGAGCTTGTTAAGAAAAGTATAATGCACTTTGAGCATCAGTATAAAAACGCAAGCTTAGAATATGAGAAGATGAAATATCTTGAGAGCGAAGAGTTTAAAGCGGAGCTTGCTAGAGTTAAAAAGCTTGAGCAAAATTCTATTGATGAGTTTGCTACTATGAGATATACCTATTTAAAAGAGAGTGAGATTTGA
- a CDS encoding ATP phosphoribosyltransferase regulatory subunit: MEFKNFEGRVYEHEIPVGSRLYFGKIATLKRDIENLASRILLENGFHEIVTPYFSYHQHLSVSPTQLLRFSDHANNQVSLRADSTVDVVRIVLRRLKDTEPKRWFYIQPVFKYPSSEFHQIGAELIGETDLAISVKMAKNLFDKLGLKPHLQISHIEIPHIVCRLLNLPISIFEHGEIEKILNQKEEWLKKLAFVNSVKEIDEIYSIVPDELKEPLNEIKRVAELSQCENLRIVPLYYSKMRYYDKLFFRFLSGNDILSGGGNYEIDGIKSSGFGVYVDALLENLKDKNI; encoded by the coding sequence ATGGAATTTAAAAATTTTGAAGGCAGGGTATATGAACATGAAATTCCTGTCGGAAGCAGACTATATTTTGGGAAGATAGCGACTTTAAAAAGGGACATTGAGAATCTCGCTAGTAGAATTTTGTTGGAAAATGGATTTCATGAGATTGTAACTCCATATTTTTCATATCATCAACACTTAAGCGTATCTCCAACTCAGCTACTTAGATTTAGCGATCATGCCAATAACCAAGTAAGTTTAAGAGCCGACAGTACCGTAGATGTCGTGAGAATAGTCCTTAGAAGGCTTAAGGATACCGAACCAAAACGATGGTTTTACATTCAGCCTGTTTTTAAATATCCTAGTAGCGAATTTCATCAGATAGGTGCAGAACTGATAGGCGAAACAGATCTCGCCATAAGCGTAAAAATGGCTAAAAATTTATTCGATAAGTTAGGACTTAAGCCTCATCTTCAAATAAGCCATATCGAAATACCGCATATAGTTTGCAGGCTTTTAAATCTGCCTATATCCATATTTGAGCATGGAGAGATAGAGAAAATTTTGAATCAAAAAGAGGAGTGGCTCAAAAAACTTGCTTTTGTAAATAGCGTAAAAGAGATAGATGAAATTTATAGTATTGTTCCAGATGAGCTAAAAGAGCCTCTTAACGAGATAAAAAGAGTGGCTGAGCTGTCGCAATGCGAAAATTTAAGAATAGTTCCACTATATTATTCAAAGATGAGATATTACGATAAACTATTTTTTAGGTTTTTAAGTGGTAATGATATATTAAGCGGCGGTGGAAATTACGAAATAGACGGTATTAAAAGTAGCGGTTTTGGCGTCTATGTGGATGCTTTGCTAGAAAATTTAAAAGATAAGAATATATAA
- a CDS encoding MotE family protein produces MRKILSLSIFALFLFGAEVPVDCVSIFEARKGELIKEIERIDEEKQGLEAFRASSEAIFRERNAQLSKKESDINATLAKIEEQKAHIENLVKRNDEILSQIKTMTTDKVGEAYGKMKDQAAADVLSAMDRISAASIMYALAPKKISSIMAKMEPAVASEITLLIKQGPPFGKKDKDNKIDSSIKLEGPAGNLLNL; encoded by the coding sequence TTGAGAAAAATTTTATCTTTATCTATATTCGCATTATTTCTTTTTGGAGCTGAAGTTCCTGTTGATTGTGTCTCTATATTTGAGGCTAGAAAGGGTGAGCTTATAAAAGAAATAGAGAGAATAGATGAGGAGAAGCAAGGACTTGAAGCCTTTAGGGCGTCAAGCGAGGCTATTTTTAGAGAGAGAAATGCACAGCTAAGCAAAAAAGAGAGTGATATAAATGCGACTTTGGCTAAAATAGAGGAACAAAAAGCTCATATAGAAAATTTAGTAAAAAGAAATGATGAAATTTTGTCTCAGATTAAAACAATGACAACTGATAAGGTTGGCGAAGCATACGGAAAGATGAAAGATCAGGCCGCGGCAGATGTGTTAAGTGCTATGGATAGGATAAGCGCTGCAAGCATAATGTATGCTTTAGCTCCTAAAAAAATCTCTTCTATAATGGCTAAAATGGAGCCTGCTGTGGCGTCTGAAATAACTCTTCTAATCAAGCAAGGCCCACCTTTTGGAAAAAAAGATAAAGATAATAAAATTGATTCGTCCATTAAGCTTGAAGGACCGGCCGGCAATTTGCTAAATTTATAG
- a CDS encoding response regulator transcription factor: MVGNLKELTILLVEDEGGARESMGEILANEFSKVILAGNGDEGLKKFKKFNPDIVVTDIAMPIMDGLDMSKEIKIISRNTPIVILSAFSEKERLLKAIDVGIDKYLMKPIDMDELFATLINIAQSKIEGANLIKITDRYSFNQTKRVLVKDGVEIALTKKELSFVSLLVKRLGTLVLIEEIKNIVWVGEKVSDAAIRTFVKRVRDKIGAELIKNIPGLGYKIDLK; this comes from the coding sequence GTGGTAGGAAATTTAAAAGAGCTTACAATACTTTTAGTAGAGGATGAAGGTGGGGCTAGAGAGTCTATGGGCGAAATTCTTGCAAATGAATTTAGCAAGGTTATTTTAGCCGGCAATGGCGATGAGGGGTTAAAGAAATTTAAGAAATTTAATCCAGACATTGTGGTAACAGATATTGCTATGCCTATAATGGACGGACTTGATATGTCAAAAGAGATTAAAATCATCTCCAGAAACACTCCTATCGTTATTTTAAGCGCATTTAGCGAAAAGGAGAGGCTGCTAAAAGCTATTGATGTCGGTATCGATAAGTATTTAATGAAGCCTATTGATATGGATGAGCTTTTTGCAACTCTTATAAATATAGCTCAATCAAAAATAGAGGGAGCAAATTTAATAAAAATTACTGATAGATACTCATTTAATCAAACAAAAAGAGTCTTAGTAAAGGACGGAGTAGAGATAGCTCTGACTAAAAAAGAGCTCTCTTTTGTCTCTCTTCTTGTCAAAAGACTCGGGACTTTGGTTTTGATAGAGGAGATAAAAAATATCGTATGGGTAGGTGAGAAAGTAAGTGATGCTGCCATAAGAACTTTTGTAAAAAGAGTTAGGGATAAGATTGGAGCTGAGCTGATAAAGAATATCCCGGGTCTTGGATACAAGATAGATTTAAAATGA